From the Pontibacillus halophilus JSM 076056 = DSM 19796 genome, one window contains:
- a CDS encoding NAD(P)/FAD-dependent oxidoreductase — protein sequence MRRIVLLGGGYGGLKIAHQLLSQLPDDVEITLIDRNPYHTMKTEFYALAAGTIAEKEVRSAFPYHEQLRIMTDTVHRIDLEREAVVLHHHDRIYYDYLVIGLGSEDKFHGIEGARDHTYKISTIYHTRKTYEAVNNVKNFGQISIVGGGLSGVEMAAELRESRPDLNIRLLDQGGALLKAFPEDIQVHAKEWFEEHDVELVFHSNVDYVEPNIVCNTGVCLLTDATIWTAGIKPNRVIDSLAVKKDAAGRIVLNDFHQVVGVKNVYVVGDCASMELPPSAQLAEQQGKQIAEGLLRELNGKPPKPPSEIVIKGTLGTLGNQDGFGLTFNRPLKGMLPRVIKTGVLWYHKFKSL from the coding sequence ATGAGACGGATTGTACTACTCGGTGGGGGCTATGGGGGCTTGAAGATTGCTCACCAGCTATTGAGTCAGTTGCCAGATGATGTGGAAATCACACTTATTGACCGGAACCCGTACCATACGATGAAGACCGAATTCTATGCGCTTGCGGCAGGAACGATTGCTGAGAAGGAAGTACGCAGCGCGTTTCCATACCATGAGCAGCTGCGAATTATGACTGACACAGTCCACCGAATTGACTTAGAACGAGAAGCAGTCGTGTTGCATCACCACGACCGCATCTATTATGACTATTTAGTAATTGGGCTAGGCTCGGAGGACAAGTTTCACGGAATTGAAGGAGCTCGTGACCATACATACAAGATCTCGACCATCTACCATACGCGAAAGACGTATGAAGCCGTGAACAACGTTAAGAACTTTGGTCAAATCTCGATCGTTGGCGGTGGGTTAAGTGGGGTGGAAATGGCTGCTGAACTCCGAGAAAGCCGACCTGATTTAAACATTCGGTTGCTTGATCAAGGTGGTGCCTTACTTAAAGCGTTCCCAGAAGATATTCAAGTTCATGCCAAGGAATGGTTTGAAGAACATGATGTCGAGCTTGTCTTCCATTCGAACGTCGATTACGTTGAACCAAATATTGTATGCAACACAGGCGTTTGCTTGTTGACGGATGCGACGATCTGGACGGCTGGCATTAAGCCAAACCGTGTTATTGATTCGCTCGCTGTTAAGAAGGATGCCGCTGGTCGAATTGTACTGAATGACTTCCATCAAGTTGTGGGGGTTAAGAATGTCTATGTTGTAGGAGATTGTGCGAGTATGGAATTGCCACCAAGTGCTCAACTTGCTGAACAACAAGGAAAGCAAATTGCGGAAGGACTCCTTCGGGAACTAAATGGGAAGCCTCCAAAGCCACCAAGTGAGATTGTCATTAAAGGGACGCTCGGAACACTTGGAAATCAAGATGGATTCGGTCTGACGTTTAATCGACCGCTTAAAGGGATGCTTCCACGCGTCATCAAGACCGGTGTGCTCTGGTATCATAAATTCAAATCTCTCTAG
- a CDS encoding DUF2294 domain-containing protein: protein MDKKSLQSEISSYMGKLLRDNFGKGPTSIYVSIKEPFLTVYIRDFLGPMERVLINQERTDRVEEMRDLLMQELIPEIKAALWVMAEIDVQELYYDWTLENRSGMIVGVYGDRENDTEALEDYHGKEKVHREIEHVSKQAEKLPEQVDSFFLNERTLLIERNGILVAIEKELIRSGFEEKLKLAKRHLEKGLLDLSAFENILGTKVRDAFVDWDFNLDRSYFIFVVDPVTV, encoded by the coding sequence ATGGATAAGAAATCACTACAATCAGAAATTTCAAGTTATATGGGGAAGTTGTTAAGAGATAACTTTGGTAAAGGGCCGACATCGATTTACGTGTCCATCAAAGAACCCTTCTTAACGGTTTACATTCGTGACTTCCTCGGACCTATGGAACGTGTGCTTATCAATCAAGAACGCACGGACCGAGTTGAGGAAATGCGGGATTTACTCATGCAGGAGTTAATTCCTGAAATTAAAGCAGCTCTATGGGTCATGGCTGAAATTGACGTGCAAGAACTTTATTACGACTGGACGCTTGAGAATCGGTCTGGCATGATCGTAGGCGTCTATGGAGATCGTGAGAATGATACAGAAGCCTTGGAAGATTACCATGGCAAAGAGAAAGTTCATCGAGAGATTGAGCATGTAAGCAAGCAGGCCGAGAAGCTTCCAGAGCAAGTGGATTCGTTCTTCCTCAATGAGCGTACCTTACTTATCGAGCGAAACGGAATTCTCGTAGCCATCGAGAAAGAATTAATTCGAAGCGGGTTTGAAGAAAAGTTGAAATTAGCGAAGCGTCATCTGGAGAAAGGGTTACTTGATTTAAGTGCCTTTGAGAACATACTAGGTACGAAAGTTCGAGATGCTTTCGTAGACTGGGATTTCAACCTAGACAGGAGCTATTTCATCTTTGTCGTAGACCCAGTAACAGTATAA
- a CDS encoding 3-hydroxybutyrate dehydrogenase, whose translation MLDGKIALITGSGQGIGLEIATEFAKAGAKVMLNDINQETLDEAVKSLNDQGLTAEGVICNVAKEDDVKKAIDTTVEKFGRIDIIVNNAGIQHVAPVEEFPSEKYELILDIMLKGPFYATKHAFPIMKEQGYGRILNMASINGVIGFAGKAGYNSAKHGVIGLTKVTALEGAEHGITVNAICPGYVDTPLVQNQLEDLAKTRGIEKEKALEQVIYPLVPQKRLLQVQEIADYAIFLVSEQAKSITGQAAIIDGGYTVQ comes from the coding sequence ATGTTAGATGGTAAAATTGCGCTGATTACAGGTTCAGGTCAGGGGATTGGACTAGAAATTGCGACTGAATTTGCGAAAGCAGGCGCGAAGGTTATGCTAAATGATATTAATCAAGAAACACTTGATGAAGCAGTTAAATCATTAAATGATCAAGGCTTAACTGCAGAAGGGGTCATTTGTAACGTTGCGAAAGAAGACGATGTGAAGAAGGCGATTGATACGACAGTTGAGAAATTCGGCCGTATCGATATTATTGTAAATAATGCCGGAATTCAGCACGTTGCTCCAGTTGAGGAGTTTCCAAGTGAGAAGTATGAGCTTATACTCGACATCATGTTGAAAGGGCCTTTCTATGCAACGAAACATGCCTTCCCAATCATGAAAGAACAAGGGTATGGTCGTATCTTAAATATGGCATCCATTAACGGTGTCATTGGATTTGCCGGCAAAGCTGGATACAATAGCGCCAAACACGGCGTCATTGGCTTAACGAAAGTAACTGCTCTTGAAGGTGCGGAGCATGGCATTACAGTTAATGCGATTTGCCCAGGCTATGTCGATACACCACTCGTCCAAAACCAACTTGAAGACCTAGCGAAGACTCGCGGCATAGAGAAGGAAAAGGCGCTTGAACAAGTCATTTATCCTCTAGTACCTCAGAAGCGTTTGCTTCAAGTTCAAGAAATTGCAGACTATGCAATCTTCCTCGTTAGTGAACAAGCTAAGAGCATTACTGGTCAAGCCGCTATTATTGATGGAGGCTACACTGTACAGTAA
- a CDS encoding YhdB family protein: MNVQIADYDKALYFTLWGQWDDLLVLMVRTKDDFLAKKIESFLHAYHYSPHDNDVSDHHYSLLQYIDHAMYYEPPAEYTLV; this comes from the coding sequence ATGAATGTACAAATCGCGGACTACGATAAGGCGCTATATTTCACACTTTGGGGGCAGTGGGACGATTTGCTTGTCTTAATGGTGCGAACGAAAGACGACTTTCTGGCAAAGAAAATTGAATCGTTTCTTCACGCTTACCATTATTCCCCGCATGACAATGACGTTAGCGACCATCACTACTCCCTGCTTCAATATATCGACCATGCCATGTACTATGAGCCTCCAGCCGAGTACACACTGGTCTAA
- a CDS encoding YhcN/YlaJ family sporulation lipoprotein has translation MKVKVLGITLLTSLALVACGGGDDESGMGEKGNNNQAQDVGYENRDNGMMRNGDNRDLETNEMNNYQNGANENQMNMDNNDNNRYDVARELADDVAEQVKEVKRAYVLKGEENAYVAVVKNGDAQDELNDDIKKKISDIVKKEDKEINNVYVSSNPDFFGMTENYADKVRNDEPIRGFFDEFGQMIDRIFPEAN, from the coding sequence ATGAAGGTGAAAGTACTAGGTATAACGCTGTTAACATCCCTTGCTCTTGTAGCTTGTGGAGGCGGAGACGATGAATCGGGTATGGGTGAGAAAGGTAACAACAACCAAGCACAAGATGTGGGTTACGAGAATCGTGACAACGGAATGATGCGTAACGGAGATAACCGTGACCTCGAAACGAATGAAATGAACAACTACCAGAATGGCGCTAATGAGAACCAAATGAATATGGATAACAATGATAATAACCGTTACGATGTGGCTCGTGAGCTTGCAGATGATGTAGCGGAGCAGGTGAAAGAAGTGAAGCGTGCGTACGTATTGAAAGGGGAAGAAAATGCGTATGTAGCCGTCGTGAAAAACGGGGATGCACAAGATGAGTTAAATGACGATATTAAGAAGAAGATTTCCGATATCGTGAAGAAGGAAGATAAGGAAATTAATAACGTATATGTATCTTCAAACCCTGACTTCTTTGGAATGACAGAGAACTATGCAGACAAAGTTCGTAACGATGAGCCAATTCGTGGTTTCTTCGATGAATTCGGTCAAATGATTGATCGAATCTTCCCTGAAGCGAACTAA
- a CDS encoding NADPH-dependent FMN reductase: MKIVVINGTPRKHGRTRIMASYIADKVQAEYVDLATLKLPMFDGTSEQRELEQVKWLDKVAMEADAFIWTSPEYHSGMSGALKNALDFLGGDHFRHKPTLLFAVAGGGKGGINSLNQMRLVGRGLYATVIPNQLVLDPHSFIREEERLTDEASEQVNMVLEQFEEYLGRLVR; encoded by the coding sequence ATGAAGATTGTTGTGATAAATGGAACACCAAGGAAGCACGGACGAACTAGAATTATGGCAAGTTATATTGCTGATAAGGTACAGGCAGAATATGTAGATTTAGCGACGCTTAAACTACCCATGTTTGATGGAACTTCAGAACAAAGAGAATTAGAGCAGGTAAAGTGGCTAGATAAAGTGGCGATGGAAGCGGATGCTTTCATATGGACGTCACCTGAATATCATAGTGGAATGAGCGGAGCATTGAAGAATGCGCTCGACTTCCTAGGGGGCGACCATTTCCGACATAAGCCAACACTCTTATTCGCTGTTGCTGGTGGTGGCAAAGGTGGAATCAATTCACTGAACCAGATGCGTCTTGTAGGTCGCGGTCTATACGCAACCGTCATTCCGAATCAACTAGTCCTCGATCCTCATAGCTTTATTCGGGAGGAAGAGCGACTGACAGACGAGGCGAGTGAGCAGGTGAATATGGTGCTCGAACAATTTGAGGAGTATTTAGGTCGTCTCGTTCGGTAA